The following are encoded in a window of Spea bombifrons isolate aSpeBom1 chromosome 2, aSpeBom1.2.pri, whole genome shotgun sequence genomic DNA:
- the ETS2 gene encoding protein C-ets-2, producing the protein MTEFGIRNMDQVAPVYNMHRGMLKRQLAFDNVNLSASVYTGLFSAYEDEQAVPTGLDSLPHDSNSCEFPLLTPCSKAVMSQALKATFNGFKKEQRRLGIPTNPWLWNQNQVCQWLMWAVKEFSLENVNFQKFVMTGGNLCNLGKEQFLELAPDFVGDILWEHLDQMMKEHQEKVHDHYSDNSQNSSFSQWINTTDSLYFNLDPLQYGSQVNSYPKATMYNEMCQASTGPNIPNAKQEFQPYPCLKSMGANYASVNHDFRNNGLNVLLNSLNSGKSIDHDSTDSGAESFESTDSLLQSWTSQSSLVDMQRVPSYDSFEEDGSQAFCVNKPTMSFKDYIQDRNEPMEQGKPVIPAAVLAGFTGSGPIQLWQFLLELLTDKSCQPFISWTGDGWEFKLTDPDEVARRWGKRKNKPKMNYEKLSRGLRYYYDKNIIHKTSGKRYVYRFVCDLHNLLGYTAEDLHAMLGVQPDNDE; encoded by the exons ATGACAGAATTTGGCATCAGAAACATGGACCAAGTTGCACCGGTTTATAACATGCACAGAGGAATGCTTAAG CGCCAGTTGGCTTTTGACAATGTAAACCTTTCTGCCTCGGTCTACACTGGGTTATTTTCCGCGTATGAAGATGAACAGGCTGTACCCACAGGGCTGGACTCTCTACCCCATG ATTCCAACAGCTGTGAGTTTCCGCTTCTAACGCCGTGCAGCAAAGCCGTGATGAGCCAGGCGTTGAAAGCCACTTTTAACGGATTCAAGAAGGAGCAGCGGAGACTAGGAATTCCCACCA ATCCATGGCTTTGGAATCAAAACCAAGTGTGTCAGTGGCTGATGTGGGCCGTTAAGGAGTTCTCTTTGGAGAACGTCAATTTTCAGAAGTTTGTCATGACTGGCGGGAACTTGTGCAATCTTGGAAAAGAACAGTTTCTAGAATTGGCTCCAGATTTCGTGGGTGATATTCTATGGGAACATCTGGATCAGATGATGAAAG aGCATCAAGAAAAGGTACACGACCATTATTCTGACAACTCCCAAAACAGTTCTTTTTCTCAATGGATAAACACCACAGACTCTCTAT ATTTCAATTTAGATCCTTTGCAATATGGATCACAGGTGAACAGCTACCCCAAAGCAACGATGTACAATGAAATGTGCCAGGCGTCTACTGGACCAAATATTCCCAATGCCAAGCAGGAGTTCCAGCCATACCCTTGCTTAAAGTCCATGGGAGCAAACTATGCCTCTGTTAACCATGACTTCCGAAACAACGGCCTCAATGTTCTCTTGAACTCATTAAATTCTG GAAAATCCATTGACCACGATTCAACAGACAGCGGTGCGGAGAGCTTTGAAAGCACCGATTCCTTGCTGCAGTCTTGGACCAGCCAGTCGTCGCTGGTAGACATGCAACGCGTGCCTTCTTACGACAGCTTTGAAGAAGACGGCAGCCAGGCGTTCTGTGTTAATAAGCCGACCATGTCCTTCAAAGATTACATTCAAGACAGAAACGAGCCAATGGAACAGGGGAAACCAGTTATACCGGCAGCTGTTCTCGCTGGCTTTACAG GCAGCGGACCTATTCAGCTATGGCAGTTTTTACTGGAATTATTAACGGATAAGTCCTGTCAACCATTTATCAGCTGGACGGGCGATGGATGGGAGTTTAAACTTACTGACCCTGATGAG GTTGCCCGTCGTTGgggtaaaaggaaaaataaacccaaaatgaACTACGAGAAGCTGAGCCGTGGACTGAGATATTACTACGATAAGAACATTATCCACAAAACCTCCGGCAAGAGATACGTGTACCGGTTCGTGTGTGACCTTCACAATCTTCTGGGCTACACAGCAGAGGATCTACATGCCATGCTTGGTGTGCAACCAGACAACGATGAATGA